The Fluviispira sanaruensis sequence TTCTCCAGATTTATGAATTAATCTAAATTTAATTTTTGTCACGATGCCAATTTCTGTGATAAGTTTTCCATGTGTTTCTGAAATTTCATGATTTTCAACTTGCAGGGTGAAATCATATGAAGATTTTCCTATGATTTCTTCGTCTGTAATACCTAAGAAGTTTTTTAGTCCTTCTGATGCAAATAACACTTCACTAAGTATATTCACAATTGAAAACATATCATTTTGTCCAAATGGACATAGAGTATGTATTTCTTTAAAATCAAAATAATTATTGATATTACTCAGAATCATAATAATATCCATCATAAGAGTTAAAAATATTTGTAAAACATAATATTATATTTTGCGTGAAATTATAAAAAGCAGCACTTCGTCAAAATATTCCGAGTAAAATGATTTTGCAAAAGATTCTGTGTAGACATAAACTCCTTTTTTTGAAAGTATCTTCTTTTTAAAACAAAATTCTTCACCAGTATTGTTAAATATGGATATAAGTCTATTGATATGAGAGTCAAAATCATCGGGAGGAAAAAACTCAAATCCAGGTTTTTGCAAAAATTCTTCCGCAGTATAGTCATAAAAAGAAATGCAATTTTTTGACATAAAAATAATTTCACATAATGAATTCCAAATGGAAAGCAGACAGGTGTTGGGGTGAAACCAATTGGGTAAATTAAATTGATCTAATATTTTTTTAAAGTGAATAAATACTTCTTGTTCCATTGCTAATTTTTTCTTTTATTTTAAAAATGAAAATGATACCTATAAAATTTTAATTTTTATAGTAAATCTAGGTCACGATTGTAAATATTTTTTTTACAAATTGTCAAATCATTTTTGCAAAGATAAAAAAAACTAACGCGAAGATTCTGCTGAAAAAATTGGAGAGTTATGCGAAATTGCTCCGAAGGAAAAGGAGTTTTTTGTATTAAATTGAAAAATATATTCATCTTGCTCTACATAACCAAAATTTTGTTTTAGGTAGCGTTCTTGTTTGCTGGGTGAGCTTTTGAGTCGAGCAATTGTCTGTTCGAGTTCTTGATTTTGTATTTCAAGTTCCATATTTGTTTGTACTAATATATTTTTTTCACTTATAAGTTCCATAAAATTAGAAATTCCAGCTTTACCGATGGCTATTGAGCCGATGATAAGCCAAAGAACGACTACGACCACCCATCTTGCAAGTGATTGAAATCTCTTAGAAAAAACTGCAGAGTTGGAGATGGGAGAGGACATTTCTATACCATTCATAGAGTAAATAAAAGTGTTTAACACTGACACACTCTATCTTAGCATGGGGAAAAAAATTTGTTGAGCTTCTTTTGGATTTCTGATGAATTTTTGTCAAGCCAAACACTTATTCTTTAGCAACGGTCTCAGCGGGAAACTGGCTTAAGAATGGAATTGGATAAAGGGATGCGATCTCTATTTGGCCAAGTAAGAGAGCAATGACGCGATCAATTCCTAATGCGTTGCCAGCGCAGGGAGGAAGGCCAAATTGCATTGCATTTTCAAAGATGGAGTCACGCTTGAGTGACGGCCTTTTCTCAGTGGTGTTCTGAAAACGAACTAAAAGATTGTGAGCATCGATCAATTCTAAATACGCGTTGCAAATTTCGACACCAAATAAAAAAGCCTCACAGCGTTCAACATAAGGTTTTTTTATTAAACTATTTTGCACTTTATCTGGCTCAACTTCTTGTGCTGCCAAAGCGCCCATTTGAATAGGATAATGAGTGACAAAACAGACTACTTGTTCCTTTAAATAAGGTTCCACTTTTTCCATAAAGAGCTTATAAAAAAGAGCATCCCAATCATCACTCTCTACAATCGAGAAACTTAGATCTTTTGCTTTAGCATAAAAAATATCTCTGTCTTGTACTTCTGCTAGATTGATATTTATCAGTTTTTTAAATAATTCATCGACTCTAAATTGGGGCCACTGTTTAGGGAGCTCAGTAGTACTACCGATAAAATTTGCTAGAGTTTGCACTAAAGTTTGTGTGTCGTGCATAATTTGTTGGAGCGATGCACCTGCACGATACCATTCAAGCATGATAAATTCTGGTTCATGCTGTAGCGATATTTCACCTTGATTGCGATAAGCACGCGAGAGTTGAAATATTTTAGATGTCCCTTCAGCCATTATTTTTTTCAAGGCGAACTCTGGACTTGTCGGCAATTCAAGTTGCCAAGATTTGCCTCGGTGATCTATATAATCCGTAGTAAAAGTATTTAAATAAACTTCAACTCCTCCGCTCGGAACCAGCGTTGGTGTCTCAACTTGGATAAAACCACGATTGACAAAAAATGCTTTTGTCCGCTCTAAACAGCGATTGCGTTGTTGAATGACTTTCATTCTTTGTGAAGCGGGCGAGGAATAAAAATGTGTATTTTTTTGTCGCTCATTCGAAATTGAATTGTCTGGAAATAAAAATGAGCTGTTGGGAATAGGCGAAGAAATAAAAGCATTTTGCCAAGGGGCAAGGCATGTCGTTTTTTTTATTATTCTCGTGATTTCTATTAAGTAACAGTTGTCCACATATTCATTTAAATTCTGTGGACTATTTCGTTTGATATTACATGAAAATAATATAATGTCCCCAGAATTAATTTCTTCAATAGCGGCTTCTTTGTGCAAGTTTACGGGCCAAATAGTACCCGTTGCATCGCACAATCCCATTTTGTCGTCTAAAAAAAACACTCTTCCCATCGATTGCCTTTGCGTTACGGAGTGAACGCGCCGCAATTCAAAGAGATTTTGCAATAAGAGCGGATTCTTCTTGAAATTCATTTTTTAGTACTTTTTTTTCTAACAGGACTAGGAGATTTACGCGTTGATTTAGGTTTTGTTAGCTTTTTATGTGCAATTTTTGCTTTCTTTTCTTTATTGTCTATTTTTAAATGTAGAGTTTTGTATATTTTTTCAAATACACTCCCTTTTTCAAAGCAAGATTTTTTATCATCCCAATTTCCGGCATGGAAACCCGTTAAAAGCTCGAATGCTTCTTCAGCACGAGATACGGGCCAGATATGGAATTCATTTTTCTCAATTGCTTCTCGTACTTCACGGTTGAGCATAAGGTGTTTTACATTTTGTACTGGAATAATGCAGCCTTGACGACCGTTGAGACCTTGAAGATTGCAGGTTTTAAAGAAGCCTTCAATCTTTTCGTTGACTCCACCAATGGGCTGAATTTCGCCAAATTGATTGACTGATCCAGTTACACCTATTCCTTGATCGATTGGAATATTGGCAATTGTCGATAAAACTAAACACAATTCTGCAAGAGTTGCGCTGTCACCATCGACTCCATTATAATTTTGTTCAAAACAAATTGTCGCCGAAATATTTGCGGGCGATTTTTTGGCAAAGGTTGCATTGAGCCAGCTAGTTAAAATACTGACACCTTTATTGTGTAGCTTACCTGAAAGGGAAGCTTCTCTTTCTATATTTAAAATGCCCGGCTTGCCTTTGTAGGTTCTACAGGTAATACGTGTTGGCACTCCAAAAGAAAGATCCCCTAATGAATAAACAGCGAGGCCATTTATTTCTCCAACTCGCCGTGATGAAGTAGAAATAATAATATCTTTGCGTTTCAACATTTCAATTATGTGATCTTCTATAGCTGCAGAGCGCATATATCGTTCTTCAATCGCTTTTTCAACATCACTGCGCGAAACTTTTTTTGTCTTCCGTTCTTTTGCCATAAAATCGGCTTCAATAGTAATGTCTTTAATTAAACTAAATCGGGTTGTTAATTTATCTTGATCATCTACGATTCTACTGCCAAATTCTATAATTGCTGCTATTCCTGTGTCATCAAATGGCAATAAATTTTCAACTTTTGTACGAGTTGAAATAAATTCAACGTAATCTTCCATGGTTTTATTACTGCGATCCATTTGTGCATCGAAATCAGCTTTTATTTTAAATATTTTATTAAAATC is a genomic window containing:
- a CDS encoding FtsB family cell division protein, which gives rise to MLNTFIYSMNGIEMSSPISNSAVFSKRFQSLARWVVVVVLWLIIGSIAIGKAGISNFMELISEKNILVQTNMELEIQNQELEQTIARLKSSPSKQERYLKQNFGYVEQDEYIFQFNTKNSFSFGAISHNSPIFSAESSR
- a CDS encoding PAS domain-containing protein, translating into MILSNINNYFDFKEIHTLCPFGQNDMFSIVNILSEVLFASEGLKNFLGITDEEIIGKSSYDFTLQVENHEISETHGKLITEIGIVTKIKFRLIHKSGELFWVESTAKSFTQKNSEDTMFFCLMKQIHCF
- a CDS encoding PAS domain-containing protein, with the protein product MEQEVFIHFKKILDQFNLPNWFHPNTCLLSIWNSLCEIIFMSKNCISFYDYTAEEFLQKPGFEFFPPDDFDSHINRLISIFNNTGEEFCFKKKILSKKGVYVYTESFAKSFYSEYFDEVLLFIISRKI
- a CDS encoding amino acid--tRNA ligase-related protein → MNFKKNPLLLQNLFELRRVHSVTQRQSMGRVFFLDDKMGLCDATGTIWPVNLHKEAAIEEINSGDIILFSCNIKRNSPQNLNEYVDNCYLIEITRIIKKTTCLAPWQNAFISSPIPNSSFLFPDNSISNERQKNTHFYSSPASQRMKVIQQRNRCLERTKAFFVNRGFIQVETPTLVPSGGVEVYLNTFTTDYIDHRGKSWQLELPTSPEFALKKIMAEGTSKIFQLSRAYRNQGEISLQHEPEFIMLEWYRAGASLQQIMHDTQTLVQTLANFIGSTTELPKQWPQFRVDELFKKLININLAEVQDRDIFYAKAKDLSFSIVESDDWDALFYKLFMEKVEPYLKEQVVCFVTHYPIQMGALAAQEVEPDKVQNSLIKKPYVERCEAFLFGVEICNAYLELIDAHNLLVRFQNTTEKRPSLKRDSIFENAMQFGLPPCAGNALGIDRVIALLLGQIEIASLYPIPFLSQFPAETVAKE